DNA from Caldivirga sp.:
TAATCCAGGTGTATTGCCGGCTAGCAATGTAATAGGTGATGAGACAATAAGTGACCCAGCCTACACAGCATTAACACTTAATATGGGACTAGTATCAAGTCCAAGCTCAAGTGAATTAACATTATTAACCCCCCAATTATCAACAGGAACATGCACGGGACAGATAGTAATATTACCATTAACGCTGACCAGTGACATGATTAAGAAGCTAGTTAACGAATTACGAAACCAAGGCTTCACGACTAATGTTGCCGGAATAAGCATAATGGATGCGATAGAATGTATTAAATAAAACAATTAATAAATAAGTGCAAGATCAGGAAAAATGAATTAAATATTAATGATTTTTAATGTGTTTTTGTGTTTGTTTTGTTTATCTTCTTCTTAGTGCTATTATTGCTGCTGTGGCTGCTACGACTATTACAATCACCACTATTCCTGCTATTAATGTTGTTGATACTACTGGTTTTGTGATTGTTACTGTTGATACTGCTGTTGTTGTGCTTGTTACTGTGCTCACTGCAGTAGTTGTTGATGTAACAGTAGTGGTGGCTGTAGTCACTGCTGTGGTCGTAGTGGTTGATGTGGTAGTAGTCGTCGTGGTAGTGGTTGTTGAAGTAGTTGAAGTGCTCGTTGTGGTTACTGGAGTAGTCGTAGTAGTTGTAGTTGATGTGGTAGTCGTAGTAGTTGATGTTATTGATGGAACGTACTCGGAGGTTATGTTGAAGTACTGTGCTAGGCAGTACCTTAATCCATTTAAGTCGAGCCCAAGGTAACCTGGTTCAAGGCCTAGGAACTTGGCGTAGTCAGGGTGCTTAATCCAAAGGCTGCCGTTAACCATGGCTTCAACAAGTGGTGGAATATAACCAGCTGGGGCGCCACTACCCCAGAAGGCTTCCCAGAGTGGTGAACTAATTACCTGATAGTAATCAGCCTCTGCACCAATTATGTATGAGTTATCCGACGGCATTAACTCTATTCTAAGCCAATTTGGAACATACTTCTCACACATGGGATTAGGTACATTATACATCCAGGTGACTAAAAGATTCTTAGGACCAATGTTAACCTCAGCCCTCTTCCAGCCAACTGGCTCAATGGGCACGTAGTAATGATACCATGAGAATATGACCTTAAGTAACTCATTATACGTGCTCATTCCAGGGGAGACAGCGTCGAATACATCAAACCAGTTAGTTAAGTTTATGAAGCCATAGGTTGAGTTAATGCACCAGACAATCGTACCGTTAAGTGGTACTAGACTTGTATTATACTCGGGAGATAGGTGAATTGTAACCGGTGTGCATGTGCCATTGGGCCATTGGAATGGCCAAACATAGATACTTGACGTGGTGACCCACGGTATTGGGCTTAACGGCCCCTGGAAGGCTAAGCCGGTTGGGTCATAGTAACCCCTACCGTAACCTAACCATGCATTTGCAACCTCAAACTGGGCATTGGGGAACACAGTGCCCCAGTAGGTGCCTGTGTCTAACGCCAGGACAGCGGTGGGTATTCCGAATAGGCTTAATTGAGTGGCCCAGCCTTCAGTTATCGTGGCCCAGTCGGTGAAGCCTGAGGGGGTTATGACGGTTAATTTTAGTGGTGTACCATTGGGTAAGTACCATTGATTACCCTTCTTATACATGCCAATGCTCTCAAGTAACTCAGCGGCCTTAGTAGTATTGTAACTGCATGGTACTAAGTACTTTTGAATATCAGATGGATAGGTACCAACAGTGTATGGGAATACTGGCTCAGGGTAGTAGCTTGGGTAATATGCCCCAATACCCCACACCGCATTGGCTGCTGTTAAGTTAACTGCGTAACATAATGCCTGCCTAAACTGAGGTGTGTTAAATGGGAAACCACCCAGTGGGTTAATTGTCATCCCTAATTCACCGAAGTCCTCAACCATGTATGCCAGTAAGCCGCTCTTATTCACAACACCTATTTGAGCTAATGATATGCCTAATGACGACCAGGTAGCCTTACCTGAAAGTAAACCAGTTAAAGCCTGCGTATTACCAAGAACCTGAACGTAAGGTACTACTGGTGCCCAGTTCTCCCAATCAGCGTACGGGAATATTTCATGCCACCGAGCCAAAAGTGGCACCCCATTGAAGTACATTGGTTCAAGTTCCGTTGTGAATGTGGCTGTACCAGGTGAAAAACTGACGAAGTAGTATGGGCTTAGTGAGTAGCATGGCGGATTCCACATGGTGACGTTATCTGGGCCATAAACTGTTGAGGCGTAGGTTGAATTCATCGTCTTTAACCTATCAACCACCGGTTTCCAGAATGGCCATGGTGTGGTTATGGGCTCTGTGAGTATAAATATTATGGTTGTTGGGCTCCATGCCGTCAATTGAATAGACAATGTATAATTATTTATTACCCTTATTTCTGAATCAGCATTAATAATGTAGGGGTACCACCACATGAAGGCCTTAACACCAATGTAGAATTCAGCGTACACATCCCATGCAGTGAAGGGTAATACAGCGGATCCATTAAACCAGTATAAGTCATGCCTAAGATATATTATAATTGTGTTGTTCTGCGGGAATAGTGTCCAATTACTGGCTAAGACAGGCCACCACTGACCATTAAGCGTATTATAGTACGCTAATGATTCCCACCCATTAATCATCCAGAGTAAACCTTTCGGATTCCAGATATTACAGAGGGGTGTACCTGGGGGGACCGTTAATGTACCATAGGAGTTCCAGTAAATTATTTCAGGTTTGCTTGATGCATATGCGATATTTAACGCTATTAAAACCATTATCAGTGCTGCTATTAATATTACGTACACCTTATGGATTCTCATTCTTTTTCACTAAATAAAGTTTGCTAATTAAGAGTTTAATAAGGATTGCTATAAATAGGATTTGAGTCATTGTATTTTCTAACAATAGCGCTATATAATACTGTATGATTAATGAGGCTTAATGCTTATTAAGTAGCTTCGGCTACCTTAATATGGCTCAATTGGAGAGGATTAGTAGGGATTATTTCGCTAAGTTAGATTTAAGAATTGGTAAGGTTATTGAAGCCCAGAGGATTGAAGGCAGTAGGAAGTTAATTAAGCTCATCGTAGACTTAGGCTCCGAGAAGAGGCAAATACTTGCTGGACTTGCCGAATACTATAAGCCTGAGGAATTAGTAGGTAGGTTCATTGTTGTTGTGGCTAACATGGAGCCAAGGATTATGCTTGGCCTTGAGAGCCAAGGTATGCTGCTCGCCACATGTGGTGAAAAGGGTAAGCCGCTCTTACTAACCATACAGGATGCTGATGATTCAAGGATTGGGGAGAAAGTGTGCTAATATGCGCATAGCAGTAGTCGGCTGCAGTGGGTTTGGTAATGTTCATCTTAATGCGCTTAGGGAGTTGAATAGGGATGACTTGGAGGTTTACGTTTTTAGTAGGAGTAGGGAGAGGGCTGAGGAATGCGCCAAGAGGTATTCTGCATCAGGCTACTTCACTAATTATGATGATGTAATTAAGTCCAACGTAGATGTGGTTGATTTAATAGTTAGCCATGATATGCATGCCCCAATGGCTATTAAGGCTATGGAGGCTGGTAAACACGTAGTGCTTGAGAAGCCCATAGCCAGGACAATAGATGAGGCTAACGCAATAATTGAAGCATCAAGGAGATTTAAGGTTAAGTTCATGGTTGCCGAGAACTTCTACTTTGATCCAGCAGTTCAGAGAACCATTGAGTTAATTAAGGAATTAGGACAAGTGCACACAATAATAGTTAGGTCAACACACTACGGTAAGCCTAGTGGTTGGAGGAGGATTAAGGAACTTATGGGTGGTGGGGCGTTTATAGATGGGGGAATACACTTCGTGGATACCCTACTAAATATTGGTGGAGAGTATAATCATGCCTGTGGCTTATCCTACAGAACCATCAGTGGTATCGAGGGTGAGGACACTACAATAGGGCTCTTCACGTTTAAGAATGGAGCCAGGGGTTTAGTAATGTATAGTTGGGGGATGATGCATTCACCTAATGTACCCTCCTTTGAGGTTTATGGTGAGAATGGTAGTGTAATTGAGGATGCGTATTCAAGAAGGATTAATGCCACCTATGGTAGAGTTTACGGTGACCTATTATTTAATGGTAAGTCAGTAAGCTTACCTAAAGTTAATGTTGTTAAGCTTGAGCTAGAGGGTTTCATTAAGGCTGTTGAGAAGGATAAGCCTGTGCCAATGCCCCCTGAATTAGCGTTAAGGGACCTTAAAGCGGTCCTAGATGTTTACGGTAATACCTGCAATTAGATTACGTTTATAAATAATCACTAAATCAATGATATTACGCCTATTCATGAGCTTAAAGCCTTGGTGAGTTTCTAAAACTACTACCTATTACGCTCAACTTAACCTAACTCATGATACCCTTAGGTTAGTAATGGTTATTGAGTATGCATAGCGGAGTATAGGGGGCTTACTACTTTAAGAGTATCTTAGGTGCCTATAGGTAATTAACGTCTATGAAGCCTTAAGCTTAACTACATTACCGTACTTTGAGGCGCATTCTTTACATGCAATAACCCTAAAGCTCATACCTATTAGTTCATCATTGATAACAACGATCTTTGCCTCACTGGGTTTAACTGGCCTTAGGCAGAAGAAGCATATTAGATCCTCATTATTCCTACGGCTCCTCCTAAAAGAACCTCTTCTGCTCATTATATCAAATACCAATACTTGGATTCCTTAATAAACATTACACGTAACAACGCTACTTCAGTATTTTATCTACTGCAACATCCTCCTCCATCCAGGTTTCAAGATCCCTAACCCTCACAAAACCACCCTCAGCCTCCCTACGTCCAATTATTATGAACTTCCTGGATTTAATCCTTGATGCATACTCTAGAGCCGACCTGAGGCTTGGTTTACCCACATCTAATATAACCCTGAATCCAATATTCCTAAGGTGATCAGCTATTCTCACCCCTAGCTCATAGTACTTGGGGTCCATTGGGTAAATGTAGTAGTCTATTGGTGGCTGTTGGTTAATTTCCTCACCTAATGCTAACATAACTCTCTCAATGCCTATTGCAAAACCTACGGCTGGCACGTCTTCACCTGAGTATATCTTCAATAGTTCATCATACCTACCACCACCTCCAACGGCGAGCTTAATCCTATCCGTGTATAGTTCAAAGACGAAGCCTGTGTAGTAGTCAAGTCCCCTAACTATGCTTAAGTCTAAGTAAACCCTATCCACTGCATTATAGTGAGATAGCATACTTGATAATGATTCAACATAGCTAATTAAGGCATCGCTAATACTCAGTCTCCTTAATTCACCTGCGGCTTCACTTATAGGTACCTTAACGTTGGCTACGTCAACCAGGTACCTTGCCTCCTCCCCACCTATACCCTCCTTAACTAGTAGTTTAACTAACTCCTCATCAGGTACCTTGCCCCTCTTATCAAGCACCCTGAGCACAGCCTCCCTTGCAGTATTAATGCCCAGTCTCTCAAGCACCTGATCCATTACTCTCCTATCACTAACCCTCACGGTTAATTGGGGTAGGTTAACGGCATCCAGTGCCTTTACGGCTAATGCCAATACCTCAGCATCTGATTGAACAGTGGGTGAGCCAACGTGCTCAACCCCAAACTGGTAAAACTCCCTAAACCTACCGAATTGGGGCTCATCATACCTCCAAACCTTAGATACGTAATATAGTCTAATGGGCCTTGGGAAATCACGCCTATATGAAAGAACCCTAGCCACTGGAACAGTCATGTCAAATCTAAGGCCCAATTCCCTACCAGCCTTATCCTTAAGGTAATATATCTCGTTAATAACCTCCTCCCCAGCCTTAGCCTTAAGCACCTCAAAGTGTTCAAGTGCAGGGGTTTCAATGGCACCGTACCCGAAGGACTCAGCAATCTTAGAGAACCTTGAGACTATAGTCATTAGTGAATAATACTTATCCGGAGTCCAATCATTCATTCCCCTCGGTGGTTGAAGCAACCAATCCTCCACTTGTCTCTTAAGCTGCAGGCATTAAAAACATAACCTTAATTCACAATGCGGTCCTCTTAAGGATAATACTTAAGGTAATTAACCATTGTACTGACTCATTGATGTATTATTTTAATCACGGTTAATTGAGGGTCTTAGGTATAGTGCGAATTAAAAAGGCATGCAGAATCTTTAGCGCGAGTGTGCATGCTCCACAGCCTTAAACAACTTTAATTATGGAAACGACCCCACCTCCACCTATACCTATGCTTACCCTGCTGTTGAGTCGATAATACTGATGCAAGGGTGTTTGATGCTGCTTCAGTATCTAACACTATGAATGCACCATCATCCCTCTGAACTAACACTGGACCGTGAGGTATGCTTACTACTACCTTAATGATGGAGTTCTCCATTATACCTAAGTCATTCAGTCTCTCCGAACCTAATTTAACAACCTTAACCACTGAGTTACTGGGTGCTTCATTAATAGGTATGTGTCCATTACTCATGTAATCACCTGAATAAAGCTAGCAATGTAGAATACGGCGTAAGCTAGTATTAATGCGATTATGAATTGAAGAATAGTGTTAATGGCAGTAAGCCTTAGCCCTGCAATTTTCCTTTCAACAATTAACGTTGCTATGCACGGTGAGTATAAGGTTATGAATGTAATTAAGGCTAAGGATGATGCAGGGGTTAGGGTTGACCCAATGGCGTAAAGTAATCCTCCTTTCTCAGTACCATAGAATAACGCTAATGTACCTAAGACTACTTCCTTAAATATATAACCGTAGACTAGTGATGCTGATATCTGCCATGGTATACCAATGGGGTTAAATAATGGCGCCAACGCCTTACCTACGATACCAAGCCAAGTCTCAGTAAGAACACTTGGGTTCGCTAAAGCCTCCGGACCCACTAAGCCCCTTGGCCCACTTACTGATAGAAGCCAAGTCATCATTATGAATACTATTATTAATACCCCGGCCCTGGATATGAAATCATGCGTGTAGTGCCAAATCTTCTTAGTGAATGCTTTATGCAATGGTACTACTAATGGGGGTAATTCATAAGTGTAGGGCGTATTCTCATTAATGAACCTTACATGTACCCTTGAGATTCTTGACACTATGCTAATGCTTATGAATGCTACTACATAAGGTATCACCACTACTACACCTATTAAGTGCGGCATTA
Protein-coding regions in this window:
- a CDS encoding ABC transporter substrate-binding protein, yielding MRIHKVYVILIAALIMVLIALNIAYASSKPEIIYWNSYGTLTVPPGTPLCNIWNPKGLLWMINGWESLAYYNTLNGQWWPVLASNWTLFPQNNTIIIYLRHDLYWFNGSAVLPFTAWDVYAEFYIGVKAFMWWYPYIINADSEIRVINNYTLSIQLTAWSPTTIIFILTEPITTPWPFWKPVVDRLKTMNSTYASTVYGPDNVTMWNPPCYSLSPYYFVSFSPGTATFTTELEPMYFNGVPLLARWHEIFPYADWENWAPVVPYVQVLGNTQALTGLLSGKATWSSLGISLAQIGVVNKSGLLAYMVEDFGELGMTINPLGGFPFNTPQFRQALCYAVNLTAANAVWGIGAYYPSYYPEPVFPYTVGTYPSDIQKYLVPCSYNTTKAAELLESIGMYKKGNQWYLPNGTPLKLTVITPSGFTDWATITEGWATQLSLFGIPTAVLALDTGTYWGTVFPNAQFEVANAWLGYGRGYYDPTGLAFQGPLSPIPWVTTSSIYVWPFQWPNGTCTPVTIHLSPEYNTSLVPLNGTIVWCINSTYGFINLTNWFDVFDAVSPGMSTYNELLKVIFSWYHYYVPIEPVGWKRAEVNIGPKNLLVTWMYNVPNPMCEKYVPNWLRIELMPSDNSYIIGAEADYYQVISSPLWEAFWGSGAPAGYIPPLVEAMVNGSLWIKHPDYAKFLGLEPGYLGLDLNGLRYCLAQYFNITSEYVPSITSTTTTTTSTTTTTTTPVTTTSTSTTSTTTTTTTTTTSTTTTTAVTTATTTVTSTTTAVSTVTSTTTAVSTVTITKPVVSTTLIAGIVVIVIVVAATAAIIALRRR
- the metG gene encoding methionine--tRNA ligase subunit beta, with protein sequence MAQLERISRDYFAKLDLRIGKVIEAQRIEGSRKLIKLIVDLGSEKRQILAGLAEYYKPEELVGRFIVVVANMEPRIMLGLESQGMLLATCGEKGKPLLLTIQDADDSRIGEKVC
- a CDS encoding Gfo/Idh/MocA family oxidoreductase — protein: MRIAVVGCSGFGNVHLNALRELNRDDLEVYVFSRSRERAEECAKRYSASGYFTNYDDVIKSNVDVVDLIVSHDMHAPMAIKAMEAGKHVVLEKPIARTIDEANAIIEASRRFKVKFMVAENFYFDPAVQRTIELIKELGQVHTIIVRSTHYGKPSGWRRIKELMGGGAFIDGGIHFVDTLLNIGGEYNHACGLSYRTISGIEGEDTTIGLFTFKNGARGLVMYSWGMMHSPNVPSFEVYGENGSVIEDAYSRRINATYGRVYGDLLFNGKSVSLPKVNVVKLELEGFIKAVEKDKPVPMPPELALRDLKAVLDVYGNTCN
- the hisS gene encoding histidine--tRNA ligase — protein: MEDWLLQPPRGMNDWTPDKYYSLMTIVSRFSKIAESFGYGAIETPALEHFEVLKAKAGEEVINEIYYLKDKAGRELGLRFDMTVPVARVLSYRRDFPRPIRLYYVSKVWRYDEPQFGRFREFYQFGVEHVGSPTVQSDAEVLALAVKALDAVNLPQLTVRVSDRRVMDQVLERLGINTAREAVLRVLDKRGKVPDEELVKLLVKEGIGGEEARYLVDVANVKVPISEAAGELRRLSISDALISYVESLSSMLSHYNAVDRVYLDLSIVRGLDYYTGFVFELYTDRIKLAVGGGGRYDELLKIYSGEDVPAVGFAIGIERVMLALGEEINQQPPIDYYIYPMDPKYYELGVRIADHLRNIGFRVILDVGKPSLRSALEYASRIKSRKFIIIGRREAEGGFVRVRDLETWMEEDVAVDKILK
- a CDS encoding FeoA domain-containing protein; this encodes MSNGHIPINEAPSNSVVKVVKLGSERLNDLGIMENSIIKVVVSIPHGPVLVQRDDGAFIVLDTEAASNTLASVLSTQQQGKHRYRWRWGRFHN